One Triticum dicoccoides isolate Atlit2015 ecotype Zavitan chromosome 5B, WEW_v2.0, whole genome shotgun sequence genomic window carries:
- the LOC119307078 gene encoding uncharacterized protein LOC119307078 isoform X1 translates to MVMAMTTSTVSEEDALLLQGGKQPQIEEDGTGREHGHGLQIEEDGTDMFADLRKKRRAIVFGKSLVKNKVIPAPYHVAKEKLLAMFRHLWEDPSVRPLNGNNSKEENGDAVSMQFDNYQFSYKERKTTSQIASRIPLAKTNSGRWEQTDSVKVGCA, encoded by the exons ATGGTGATGGCCATGACCACCTCGACGGTGAGTGAGGAAGATGCCTTATTGTTGCAGGGAGGGAAGCAGCCCCAGATTGAGGAGGATGGCACAGGTCGTGAGCATGGTCATGGCCTGCAGATTGAGGAGGACGGCACAG ATATGTTTGCAGATTTGAGAAAGAAGAGAAGAGCAATAGTCTTCGGGAAGAGTTTGGTGAAGAATAAG GTAATACCAGCTCCATATCACGTTGCAAAGGAAAAACTTCTCGCCATGTTCAGGCATCTGTGGGAAG ATCCTTCTGTCAGACCGCTGAATGGAAATAACTCAAAAGAAGAGAATGGAGATGCTGTCTCTATGCAATTCGATAACTATCAGTTCAGTTACAAAGAACGAAAGACCACATCACAAATAGCTTCGAGAATTCCATTGGCAAAG ACAAATTCAGGGAGATGGGAACAGACAGATTCAGTGAAGGTTGGCTGCGCTTAA
- the LOC119307078 gene encoding uncharacterized protein LOC119307078 isoform X2, giving the protein MVMAMTTSTVSEEDALLLQGGKQPQIEEDGTGREHGHGLQIEEDGTDLRKKRRAIVFGKSLVKNKVIPAPYHVAKEKLLAMFRHLWEDPSVRPLNGNNSKEENGDAVSMQFDNYQFSYKERKTTSQIASRIPLAKTNSGRWEQTDSVKVGCA; this is encoded by the exons ATGGTGATGGCCATGACCACCTCGACGGTGAGTGAGGAAGATGCCTTATTGTTGCAGGGAGGGAAGCAGCCCCAGATTGAGGAGGATGGCACAGGTCGTGAGCATGGTCATGGCCTGCAGATTGAGGAGGACGGCACAG ATTTGAGAAAGAAGAGAAGAGCAATAGTCTTCGGGAAGAGTTTGGTGAAGAATAAG GTAATACCAGCTCCATATCACGTTGCAAAGGAAAAACTTCTCGCCATGTTCAGGCATCTGTGGGAAG ATCCTTCTGTCAGACCGCTGAATGGAAATAACTCAAAAGAAGAGAATGGAGATGCTGTCTCTATGCAATTCGATAACTATCAGTTCAGTTACAAAGAACGAAAGACCACATCACAAATAGCTTCGAGAATTCCATTGGCAAAG ACAAATTCAGGGAGATGGGAACAGACAGATTCAGTGAAGGTTGGCTGCGCTTAA